In Haemorhous mexicanus isolate bHaeMex1 chromosome 6, bHaeMex1.pri, whole genome shotgun sequence, a single window of DNA contains:
- the GJD2 gene encoding gap junction delta-2 protein, producing the protein MGEWTILERLLEAAVQQHSTMIGRILLTVVVIFRILIVAIVGETVYDDEQTMFVCNTLQPGCNQACYDQAFPISHIRYWVFQIIMVCTPSLCFITYSVHQSAKQRERRYSTVFLTLERDQDSMKREDSKKIKNTIVNGVLQNTENSTKEAEPDCLEVKEIPNPAIRTTKSKMRRQEGISRFYIIQVVFRNALEIGFLVGQYFLYGFNVPSMYECDRYPCIKEVECYVSRPTEKTVFLVFMFAVSGICVVLNLAELNHLGWRKIKMAVRGVQAKRKSIYEIRNKDLPRMSMPNFGRTQSSDSAYV; encoded by the exons ATGGGGGAATGGACTATTCTAGAGAGGCTACTGGAAGCTGCCGTGCAGCAGCATTCTACTATGATAGGGAG GATCCTGCTGACCGTGGTGGTGATCTTCAGAATTCTCATTGTGGCCATTGTAGGGGAGACGGTGTACGATGACGAGCAAACGATGTTTGTCTGTAACAcgctgcagccaggctgcaaCCAGGCTTGTTATGACCAGgctttccccatttctcacaTAAGGTACTGGGTGTTCCAGATCATCATGGTGTGCActcccagcctgtgcttcaTAACATACTCCGTTCACCAGTCTGCTAAACAAAGGGAACGGAGGTACTCCACTGTCTTCCTTACCTTGGAAAGGGACCAGGATTCAATGAAGCGTGAGGACAGTAAGAAAATCAAGAACACGATTGTCAATGGGGTGCTGCAAAACACTGAGAACTCCACCAAAGAGGCAGAACCAGACTGCTTAGAAGTGAAGGAAATCCCCAATCCTGCTATCAGAACTACAAAATCAAAGATGAGGAGGCAAGAAGGCATTTCTCGATTTTATATCATCCAAGTGGTCTTTCGAAATGCCCTAGAGATTGGATTCTTAGTGGGACAGTATTTTCTGTATGGATTCAATGTCCCTTCCATGTACGAATGTGACAGATACCCTTGCATTAAAGAAGTAGAGTGCTATGTTTCTAGACCCACTGAGAAGACTGTATTCTTGGTATTCATGTTTGCTGTCAGTGGGATTTGTGTGGTGCTTAATTTGGCAGAACTGAACCACTTGGGCTGGAGAAAGATCAAAATGGCAGTGAGAGGAGTACAGGCAAAAAGGAAATCCATATATGAAATCAGAAATAAGGACCTGCCAAGAATGAGCATGCCTAACTTCGGCAGGACTCAGTCAAGTGACTCAGCTTATGTGTGA